Proteins encoded together in one Schumannella luteola window:
- a CDS encoding M3 family metallopeptidase, giving the protein MTTTPFSQPSTLPHGLPPFADIRDEHFAPAFDEGMAEQRAEVANITRVRSMPTFENTMEPLERSGRILDRALHVFFNKSSSDSNDTTNALEEEYAPKFAAHNDAIRLDSQLYWRISTLWEGRESADWTPEQRYLVERWHTEMTLAGAGLDDEAKTKLSELNARLSTLTTRFEKNLLADTNELAVVIRDRAELDGLGDGEIASAAGAARERGIEDAWLVTLPLFTGHPWLASLTNREVRERIMTASRSRGIHGGEHDNREVLLEIVRLRAERAELLGFASHAAAVTADQTAKTPEAVAGMLERLAPAAARNARAEQEALEKQAGQPIAAHDWALFTEKVRAAEYDVDTAALRPWFEAEQVLRDGVFFAAGQVYGLTFEERPELQAYHPEARVFEVFEEDGSALGLYVLDLYTRDSKRGGAWMNPLISQSELLGIPTSIVVNNLNVPKPPAGSPTLLTLDEVNTLFHEFGHALHGLLAHVTYPRFSGTNVYRDFVEFPSQVNEMWMLWPEVLANYAKHVETGEPLDQGIVDRLHASEQFNEGFSTSEYLAAALLDQAWHRLSASEAASVTDVAAFEAAALAEVGLDNPAVPTRYSSTYFAHTFSGGYDAGYYSYIWSEVLDADAVEWFRESGGMTRANGDRFRAFVLGIGGSRDPLESYREFRGRPAELAPLLKRRGLE; this is encoded by the coding sequence ATGACCACCACCCCGTTCTCGCAGCCGAGCACCCTCCCCCACGGTCTCCCGCCCTTCGCCGACATCCGCGACGAGCACTTCGCCCCCGCCTTCGACGAGGGCATGGCCGAGCAGCGGGCGGAGGTGGCGAACATCACGCGCGTGCGGTCGATGCCGACCTTCGAGAACACGATGGAGCCGCTCGAGCGCTCCGGCCGCATCCTCGATCGGGCCCTGCACGTGTTCTTCAACAAGTCGTCGTCCGACTCGAACGACACCACGAACGCGCTCGAAGAGGAGTACGCACCGAAGTTCGCCGCGCACAACGATGCGATCCGCCTCGACAGCCAGCTCTACTGGCGCATCTCCACGCTCTGGGAGGGGCGCGAGAGCGCCGACTGGACGCCCGAGCAGCGCTACCTCGTCGAGCGCTGGCACACCGAGATGACCCTCGCGGGCGCCGGCCTCGACGACGAGGCCAAGACGAAGCTCAGCGAGCTCAACGCGCGGCTGTCGACGCTGACGACGCGCTTCGAGAAGAACCTGCTCGCCGACACGAACGAGCTGGCCGTCGTCATCCGCGACCGCGCCGAGCTGGACGGGCTCGGCGACGGCGAGATCGCCTCGGCAGCCGGGGCCGCCCGCGAGCGCGGGATCGAGGACGCCTGGCTCGTCACGCTGCCGCTCTTCACCGGTCATCCGTGGCTGGCCTCGCTGACGAACCGCGAGGTGCGCGAGCGCATCATGACCGCGTCGCGCTCGCGCGGCATCCACGGCGGCGAGCACGACAACCGCGAGGTGCTGCTCGAGATCGTGCGGCTGCGCGCCGAGCGGGCCGAGCTGCTCGGCTTCGCCAGCCACGCCGCCGCCGTCACCGCCGACCAGACGGCGAAGACGCCCGAGGCGGTCGCCGGCATGCTCGAGCGCCTCGCGCCCGCCGCCGCGCGCAACGCCCGCGCCGAGCAGGAGGCCCTCGAGAAGCAGGCCGGTCAGCCGATCGCGGCGCACGACTGGGCGCTGTTCACCGAGAAGGTGCGCGCCGCCGAGTACGACGTCGACACCGCGGCCCTGCGCCCCTGGTTCGAGGCCGAGCAGGTGCTGCGCGACGGCGTCTTCTTCGCCGCCGGCCAGGTATACGGACTCACCTTCGAGGAGCGCCCCGAGCTGCAGGCATACCACCCGGAGGCGCGCGTGTTCGAGGTGTTCGAGGAGGACGGGAGCGCGCTCGGGCTCTACGTGCTCGACCTGTACACGCGCGACTCGAAGCGCGGCGGCGCGTGGATGAACCCGCTCATCTCCCAGTCGGAGCTGCTCGGCATCCCCACCTCGATCGTCGTCAACAACCTCAACGTGCCGAAGCCGCCGGCCGGATCCCCCACGCTGCTGACGCTCGACGAGGTCAACACGCTGTTCCACGAGTTCGGCCACGCGCTGCACGGTCTGCTCGCCCACGTGACCTATCCGCGCTTCTCGGGCACGAACGTCTACCGCGACTTCGTCGAGTTCCCCAGCCAGGTCAACGAGATGTGGATGCTGTGGCCCGAGGTGCTCGCGAACTACGCCAAGCATGTCGAGACCGGCGAGCCGCTCGACCAGGGCATCGTCGACCGCCTGCACGCCTCCGAGCAGTTCAACGAGGGCTTCTCGACCAGCGAGTACCTCGCCGCGGCGCTGCTCGACCAGGCGTGGCACCGGCTCTCGGCGTCGGAGGCCGCATCCGTCACCGACGTCGCCGCCTTCGAGGCTGCGGCCCTGGCCGAGGTCGGCCTCGACAACCCCGCGGTGCCGACGCGCTACTCGTCGACCTACTTCGCGCACACCTTCTCGGGCGGCTACGACGCCGGCTACTACTCCTACATCTGGAGCGAGGTGCTCGACGCGGATGCGGTGGAGTGGTTCCGCGAGAGCGGCGGCATGACGCGCGCGAACGGGGACCGCTTCCGCGCGTTCGTGCTCGGCATCGGCGGCTCGCGTGACCCGCTGGAGTCGTACCGCGAGTTCCGCGGGCGCCCCGCCGAGCTCGCCCCGCTGCTGAAGCGCCGCGGCCTGGAGTAG
- a CDS encoding LLM class flavin-dependent oxidoreductase, with product MSAPLSILDLAPIVSGGDHASALAETIAVAQAADAAGYSRFWVAEHHGMPSIASSAPAVLIGAIAAATERIRVGSGGVMLPNHSSLVIAEQFGTLVALHGDRIDLGLGRAAGTDPTVSAAIRRNVGAETVDDFPNQVIELLAYFGTIPPLESGQGGRIVAIPGMGDSPELWLLGSSDFSARLAGMMGLPFAFAHHFAGGEMTDVVFDLYRRAFTPSVVLREPRSAVAVATVVGDDDADARRRALPQALVQLRMRTGRLPARIPTIEEAEQHPWTAAETEWVDARLAQQAVGSEATVRAALDALTARTGADEIVLAVQGSRLSDRLDTVRALAPTPTPTSTPA from the coding sequence GTGAGCGCACCTCTCTCGATCCTCGACCTCGCCCCCATCGTCAGCGGCGGCGACCACGCCTCCGCCCTCGCCGAGACCATCGCGGTCGCGCAGGCGGCGGATGCGGCGGGCTACTCCCGCTTCTGGGTCGCCGAGCACCACGGCATGCCCTCGATCGCCAGCTCGGCCCCCGCCGTGCTCATCGGCGCGATCGCGGCGGCGACGGAGCGCATCCGCGTCGGCTCGGGCGGGGTCATGCTGCCCAACCACTCCTCGCTCGTGATCGCCGAGCAGTTCGGCACCCTCGTCGCCCTGCACGGCGACCGCATCGACCTCGGCCTCGGCCGCGCCGCGGGCACCGATCCGACCGTGTCGGCGGCGATCCGGCGCAACGTCGGCGCCGAGACGGTCGACGACTTCCCGAACCAGGTGATCGAGCTGCTCGCCTACTTCGGCACGATCCCGCCGCTCGAGAGCGGGCAGGGTGGCCGCATCGTCGCGATCCCCGGCATGGGCGACTCGCCCGAGCTGTGGCTGCTCGGCTCGAGCGACTTCAGTGCGCGCCTCGCCGGGATGATGGGCCTGCCCTTCGCCTTCGCGCACCACTTCGCGGGCGGCGAGATGACCGACGTGGTCTTCGACCTCTACCGCCGGGCGTTCACGCCCTCGGTCGTGCTGCGCGAGCCGCGCTCCGCCGTCGCGGTCGCGACCGTCGTCGGCGACGACGACGCGGATGCCCGCCGCCGCGCGCTGCCGCAGGCCCTCGTGCAGCTGCGCATGCGCACCGGGCGGCTGCCCGCGCGCATCCCGACGATCGAGGAGGCGGAGCAGCACCCCTGGACCGCCGCCGAGACCGAGTGGGTGGATGCGCGCCTCGCCCAGCAGGCCGTCGGCTCGGAGGCGACGGTGCGGGCCGCCCTCGACGCGCTCACCGCCCGCACCGGAGCCGACGAGATCGTGCTCGCCGTGCAGGGTTCACGCCTCAGCGACCGCCTCGACACCGTGCGGGCGCTCGCCCCGACCCCGACCCCGACCTCGACCCCGGCCTGA
- a CDS encoding benzoate/H(+) symporter BenE family transporter — translation MTAGDRPASAPSSLVAPIAAGLVGAVTGFASSFALVIAGLTAVGATAAEAASGLLALCLGQALLAIVLSLRFRLPLSFAWSTPGAAVLVAAGAASKGHDYTGAVGAFLVASALMAITGFWPWLARMATSIPKPIASAMLAGILFPICVSPVTATVEHPWLALPPIVIWLVLSRLAPRWAVPAAVVATAVAVLVAAGPDWAEGLSLAPVVTFTAPTFDPVLIVSLGVPLYLVTMAGQQIPGFTVLRAFGYEAAPTRTLLASTGIVSAATSTLGGFQVNLSALTAAIMAGPDSHTPHERRWIAAVTGGAAYLLLAFGAGAAGALVRASPPILIESVAGLALLGALITAITGALEDVPNRIVAIATFLVVASGISIAGIGSAVWGLLAGGAIMLVLRVGRRRAAD, via the coding sequence ATGACAGCCGGTGATCGCCCCGCCTCCGCGCCCTCGTCCCTCGTCGCCCCGATCGCCGCTGGACTCGTCGGCGCCGTGACCGGCTTCGCGAGCTCGTTCGCGCTCGTGATCGCGGGGCTCACCGCCGTCGGCGCGACCGCCGCCGAGGCCGCATCGGGGCTGCTCGCGCTCTGCCTCGGGCAGGCGCTGCTCGCGATCGTGCTCAGCCTGCGCTTCCGCCTGCCGCTCTCCTTCGCCTGGTCGACGCCGGGCGCCGCGGTGCTCGTCGCCGCCGGCGCCGCATCGAAGGGACACGACTACACCGGCGCGGTCGGGGCGTTCCTCGTGGCCTCGGCGCTCATGGCGATCACCGGGTTCTGGCCGTGGCTCGCGCGGATGGCGACCAGCATCCCGAAGCCCATCGCGAGCGCGATGCTCGCCGGCATCCTGTTCCCGATCTGCGTGTCGCCGGTCACCGCGACCGTGGAGCATCCGTGGCTGGCGCTGCCGCCGATTGTGATCTGGCTCGTGCTGAGCCGGCTCGCGCCGCGCTGGGCGGTGCCCGCGGCTGTCGTCGCGACGGCCGTCGCCGTGCTGGTCGCCGCCGGGCCGGACTGGGCCGAGGGGCTCTCGCTCGCGCCGGTCGTCACGTTCACGGCCCCGACCTTCGACCCGGTGCTGATCGTCAGCCTCGGAGTGCCGCTGTACCTCGTCACGATGGCCGGCCAGCAGATCCCCGGATTCACGGTGCTGCGCGCCTTCGGCTACGAGGCCGCCCCGACCCGCACCCTTCTCGCCTCGACCGGCATCGTGTCGGCGGCGACGTCGACGCTCGGCGGCTTCCAGGTGAACCTCTCGGCCCTGACCGCCGCGATCATGGCCGGCCCCGACTCGCACACGCCGCACGAGCGCCGCTGGATCGCAGCGGTCACGGGCGGCGCCGCCTACCTGCTGCTGGCCTTCGGCGCCGGTGCGGCGGGAGCCCTCGTGCGGGCGAGCCCGCCCATCCTCATCGAGTCGGTCGCCGGCCTCGCCCTGCTCGGCGCTCTCATCACGGCGATCACCGGCGCACTGGAGGATGTGCCGAACCGCATCGTCGCGATCGCGACCTTCCTGGTGGTCGCCTCGGGCATCAGCATCGCGGGCATCGGCTCGGCCGTCTGGGGGCTCCTCGCCGGCGGCGCGATCATGCTCGTGCTTCGCGTCGGGCGCCGCCGCGCCGCTGACTGA
- a CDS encoding amino acid ABC transporter ATP-binding protein — protein MVRAESVMKSFGSNTVLKSISLEVGRGEVMCIIGPSGSGKSTFLRCINHLEKVNGGRLFVDGELIGYRQRGDKIYELHPKEAALQRRDIGMVFQRFNLFPHLTVLENIIEAPQRVKRQGRDAAVKRATELLARVGLADKAKAYPASLSGGQQQRVAIARALAMEPKLLLFDEPTSALDPELVGEVLDVMKSLAASGMTMIVVTHEMGFAREVADSLVFMDGGVVVEAGDPRQVITDPQHERTKAFLSKVL, from the coding sequence ATGGTGCGCGCCGAGAGCGTCATGAAGAGCTTCGGCTCGAACACCGTGCTCAAGAGCATCTCGCTCGAGGTCGGGCGCGGCGAGGTCATGTGCATCATCGGGCCCTCCGGCTCGGGCAAGTCGACGTTCCTGCGCTGCATCAACCACCTCGAGAAGGTCAACGGCGGCCGCCTGTTCGTCGACGGCGAGCTCATCGGCTACCGCCAGCGCGGCGACAAGATCTACGAGCTGCACCCGAAGGAGGCCGCGCTGCAGCGCCGCGACATCGGCATGGTGTTCCAGCGGTTCAACCTGTTCCCGCACCTGACCGTGCTCGAGAACATCATCGAAGCGCCGCAGCGGGTCAAGCGGCAGGGTCGGGATGCGGCCGTGAAGCGCGCGACCGAGCTGCTCGCCCGCGTCGGACTCGCCGACAAGGCCAAGGCCTACCCGGCGTCCCTGTCGGGCGGCCAGCAGCAGCGCGTCGCGATCGCCCGCGCGCTCGCGATGGAGCCCAAGCTGCTGCTGTTCGACGAGCCGACCTCGGCGCTCGACCCCGAGCTCGTCGGCGAGGTGCTCGACGTCATGAAGAGCCTCGCGGCCTCGGGCATGACGATGATCGTCGTCACGCACGAGATGGGCTTCGCCCGCGAGGTGGCCGACAGCCTGGTGTTCATGGACGGCGGCGTGGTCGTCGAGGCCGGCGACCCGCGCCAGGTCATCACCGACCCACAGCACGAGCGCACGAAGGCGTTCCTGTCGAAGGTGCTCTGA
- a CDS encoding amino acid ABC transporter permease yields the protein MSDTTSTGSARSGAPSPSGASPDPIKAIPLRHPGRWIIAVVLVVILALFVYDAAVNRPTYDWPSVAKYLFDRRVSQAVLVTLELTVLSMIGAILIGGLVAVMRLSPNPVLRALAWVFVWIFRGTPVYVQLVFWGLLATIYKTITIGIPFTTAAVSWTTQEAISVFWLAVIGLALNEAAYMSEIARAGILSVDKGQDEAAVALGMTWGQTMRRIILPQAMRVIIPPTGNEVISMLKTTSLVTAVPLSTDLYTRTRDISAETFNPIPLLIVASIWYLVITSVLMVGQYFLEKRFARSTRFIDVGGNPVAPTAAAAEPTTAGESNERGGA from the coding sequence ATGAGCGACACCACCTCGACGGGCTCGGCGCGCTCCGGCGCCCCGAGCCCGTCGGGCGCCTCGCCCGACCCGATCAAGGCGATCCCGCTGCGCCATCCCGGCCGCTGGATCATCGCCGTGGTGCTGGTCGTCATCCTGGCGCTCTTCGTCTACGACGCCGCCGTCAACCGGCCCACCTACGACTGGCCCTCGGTCGCGAAGTACCTCTTCGACCGCCGCGTCTCGCAGGCCGTGCTCGTCACCCTCGAGCTCACCGTGCTGTCGATGATCGGCGCGATCCTGATCGGCGGGCTCGTCGCGGTCATGCGCCTCTCGCCGAACCCGGTGCTGCGGGCGCTCGCCTGGGTGTTCGTCTGGATCTTCCGCGGCACCCCGGTCTACGTGCAGCTCGTCTTCTGGGGCCTGCTCGCCACCATCTACAAGACGATCACGATCGGCATCCCCTTCACGACCGCCGCGGTCAGCTGGACGACGCAGGAGGCGATCAGCGTCTTCTGGCTCGCCGTCATCGGCCTCGCGCTCAACGAGGCGGCGTACATGTCGGAGATCGCGCGCGCCGGCATCCTCTCGGTCGACAAGGGCCAGGATGAGGCGGCCGTCGCCCTCGGCATGACCTGGGGTCAGACGATGCGGCGCATCATCCTGCCGCAGGCGATGCGCGTGATCATCCCGCCGACCGGCAACGAGGTCATCTCGATGCTGAAGACGACCTCGCTCGTCACGGCGGTGCCGCTCTCGACCGACCTGTACACGCGCACGCGCGATATCTCGGCCGAGACCTTCAACCCGATCCCGCTGCTCATCGTGGCGTCGATCTGGTACCTCGTGATCACCTCGGTGCTCATGGTCGGCCAGTACTTCCTCGAGAAGCGTTTCGCGCGCAGCACGCGGTTCATCGACGTGGGCGGCAACCCCGTCGCGCCGACGGCCGCTGCGGCGGAGCCGACGACGGCAGGGGAGAGCAACGAGAGGGGCGGCGCATGA
- a CDS encoding ABC transporter substrate-binding protein, translating into MKRTALLPFVALAAVTALTLSGCVNNEADTPAASGAAADVKKDDAAAKLLPADIVKAGTLTLGTDATYAPNEFKDADGNPIGWEIELADAMAAKLGLKTKYQVAKFDNIIPGITGGKYDIGLSSFFDTQERQKQVDMVDYYQAGIQWATPAGKTVDPDNACGITLAVQNGTTEALDDGPAKSKACTDAGKPEIKLLGYDTQDDATAAVTLGRADALSADSPVTLYAVKQSKGKLEVAGDPYSVFLYGMPIAKDRGTLGQALQAALQSLQDDGTYAKILKKWGVEDGAIDKIDINGATS; encoded by the coding sequence ATGAAACGCACCGCACTCCTGCCGTTCGTCGCCCTCGCCGCCGTCACCGCCCTGACGCTGTCGGGCTGCGTCAACAACGAGGCCGACACCCCTGCCGCGAGCGGCGCCGCCGCCGATGTGAAGAAGGACGACGCGGCCGCCAAGCTGCTGCCGGCCGACATCGTCAAGGCCGGCACGCTGACCCTCGGCACCGACGCGACCTACGCGCCGAACGAGTTCAAGGACGCCGACGGCAACCCGATCGGCTGGGAGATCGAGCTCGCGGATGCCATGGCCGCGAAGCTGGGTCTGAAGACCAAATACCAGGTCGCCAAGTTCGACAACATCATCCCGGGCATCACCGGCGGCAAGTACGACATCGGCCTCTCCTCCTTCTTCGACACCCAGGAACGTCAGAAGCAGGTCGATATGGTCGACTACTACCAGGCCGGCATCCAGTGGGCGACGCCCGCGGGCAAGACCGTCGACCCCGACAACGCCTGCGGCATCACCCTCGCCGTGCAGAACGGCACGACCGAGGCGCTCGACGACGGCCCCGCCAAGTCGAAGGCCTGCACGGATGCGGGCAAGCCCGAGATCAAGCTGCTCGGCTACGACACGCAGGACGACGCCACCGCCGCCGTGACGCTCGGCCGCGCCGACGCGCTCTCGGCCGACTCGCCCGTCACGCTCTACGCCGTCAAGCAGTCGAAGGGCAAGCTCGAGGTCGCGGGCGACCCGTACTCGGTCTTCCTCTACGGCATGCCCATCGCGAAGGACCGCGGCACGCTCGGCCAGGCCCTCCAGGCCGCGCTGCAGTCGCTGCAGGATGACGGCACCTACGCGAAGATCCTCAAGAAGTGGGGCGTCGAAGACGGCGCGATCGACAAGATCGACATCAACGGGGCCACGAGCTGA